GCTGCGTCCGGGATTGATTCCGCGCCTGCAGCGCGACGCCAGCGGCCGTCTGTGGGCGGCCTCCGACGCCGGCCTGCGCTGGTTCGACGGCGCACGCTGGCGCGCGCCCACCGCAGCCATGGGCATCGGCGACGTCGCCGCGCACTGGGCGCTGCGCGACCACCGGGGCACCCTGTGGCTGCTCGCCGGCGGTGAGCTGTGGCGGCTGCGCGCGCGTGCCACCCGCTTCGAACGTCTTGGCCTGGCCGTCTCCGCGTTCTCCTCGCTTGCGCTGCGCGGCGACGGCCAGCTGTGGTTGGCAGATCGCCAGCGCGGGATCATGCCGGTTGCGGATGCACGTGGCCTGCTCCCCGCCACGCAGCGCGAGGCACGGCGCCTGCCGGGGCTGCTTGCGGGGCGAATCCAGTTTGCCGCCGACGGCAGCCTGTGGGGCAGCTTTGTCGCCAACGGCGGCATCTTCCATGTCACCGATGACGACCGCGGGCAGCGTTTTGACCGCTTCGATGCCCCGCAGGGCCTGGCCTCCACCACCGCCGGTCCGCTGCTTCAGGACCGCGAGGGCAACCTCTGGGTCGGCACCAACCTCGGGCTCAACCGCTTCCGCGAACACCAGGTGCATGCGCTGGTCCTGCCCGATCCGGGCGATCCGCTGCGTTCGCTGTACCGCGCCCCCGACGGCGAGGTGTTCGGCCATGGGGTCGACCTGCAGCCGCTGGCGCTGCGCCGCGCCCTGCGCGACGCCACGCCTGCGGTGCAACGGGACGCGGCACGGGCCACCCTGCAGCCACTCTGGCTGGGCGACTGGAGCGCGATCGTGCGGATCGTGGACGGCCAGCGGCAGGCGCTGTCACCGCCAGGCTTTCCGGTGCCGCACGAACTACGCGCGTTGCTGCCGCTCGGTCGGGCCGAAGCCTGGTTCTGCCTGGGCAGCGACACGCTGCTGCAGTACCGCGCGGGGCGCTGGATTCGCGATCCGTCACTGCCGCGCCAGGCCTGCACCGCGCTGGCCGCCGGCCGCCACGGCCAGCGCCTGATCGGCTATCCGGACGGCACCCTGCGCGTCGGCAGCGGCGGCCGCTACCGCCACTACACCGGTGCCGACGGACTGGACGTCGGGCCGGTCACCGCCACCGCGTACGCCGGCAACAGGATCTGGGTAGCCGGCGAGAACGGGTTGGCCCTGCTCGGCCACGACGGGCGCTTCCGCACCGCGCGCGCCGCCGGCGATGGCCTGTTCGAAGGCATCACCGGCATCGTCCGCGACGCGCGTGGCCGCTACTGGTTCAACGGCAGCCGTGGACTGGTCCGGGCCGAGGCCGCGGACTTCGAGCGCGCGGTCGATGCCGGTCGCGAAACCGCGCCGCGCCTGTTCGACACGCCCGATGGCATGCCCGGCATCGCGACACAGGCCAGCCCGGTGCCCAGCGCGGTGCTGGCCGCCGACGGCCTGCTCTGGCTGGCCACCAACCAGGGGCTGGCCTGGCTCGACACGCAGAAGGTGCGCGCCGACGCGCCGCCGCTGGTGCCCCGGATCGGCGCGTTGTCCTCGGCCGGCACCCAGCAACCGCTCCGCGACGGGCTGCAGCTGCCACCGGGTACCGCGCAGCTGCAGATCGACTACCAGGCGGTGTCGCTGTCGCGGCCCGAACGTGTGCGCTACCAGCACCGTCTGGTGGGCCTGGACGACGAGTGGCAGGACGCGGGCAACCTGACCCGCGCGTTCTATACCAACCTGCCACCCGGCGCCTATCGCTTCGAGGTGCGCGCCGCCAACGAAGACCAGGTCTGGAGCACAGCGCTGGCCCAGCGCAGCTTCCGCATTGCCCCACTGTGGTACCAGACCCTGTGGTTCGGTGCCGCCTGCGTGCTGGCCATGCTGGCGTTGCTCGGGCTGGCCATGCGCCTGCGCAGCCGCAGCCTGACCCTGCTGGTGCGCGCGCGCCTGAAGGAACGCCACGCCGAGCGCGAGCGGATCGCGCGCGAGCTGCACGACACCCTGCTGCAGGGCACCCAGGGGTTGATCCTGCGACTGCACGCGGTGAGCCATTCCCCGCAGGCCACGCCCGCCGTCCGCGCCGCGCTGGAAGCGGCCATGCAGCAGGCCGAACAGGCGCTCGGCGAAGCGCGCGAGCGGGTGCGACTGCTGCGCGACGGCAGCACCGACTACCAGGACCTGGGCGCAGCGCTGGTACAGGTCTACGGCGAACGCGCCGACGAGCTCGACAGCCCGGCGCTGCGCCTCAACATCGAAGGCACCCCACGGCCGCTGCGCCACGACGCCGCCGAAGAAGTGTTCCTGATCGGCCGCGAAGCCCTGCTCAACGCGTTGCAGCACGCCTCGGCGGCCGCCGTCGATATCGAACTGGCTTACGCAAGGCGCGGACTGCGCCTGCACATCAGGGATAATGGCAGCGGCCTGCCGCAGCAGTTGCCTGACGACCGCTGGGGCCTGGTCGGCATGCGCGAGCGCGCCGAACGCCTGGGCGCGCGGCTGCGCTTGTGGTCGCGCCCGCAGATCGGTACCGAAATCGCACTGTTCCTGCCTGGCGAGCGCATCTATCGCCATCACCGCCGGCGCTGGCGCTGGCGGCGCACTACCGGAGAGACCGCATGACCGCTGCATCCACGCCCATCGGCATCCTGGTGGTCGACGACCATCCCCTGCTGCGCGACGGCCTGGCCGCACTGCTCGGCCTGCAGCCGGACATGCACCTGCTCGGCGAAGCCGCCGACGGCGAAGAGGCCGTGGCGCAGTTCCTGGCCCTGCGGCCGGACGTGGTGCTGATGGACCTGCAGCTCCCTGGGGTGGACGGGGTGGAGGCCATCACCCGGATCCGCCAGCACGACCCGCGCGCCCGGATCATCGTGCTCACCACCTACCGCGGCGATGTCCGCGCGGTGCGTGCCCTGCAGGCCGGGGCGAGCGGCTATCTGCTCAAGGACATGCTGCGCCACGAGCTGGTCGACACCATCCGCACCGTGCACAGCGGCAAGCGCGCCGGCATTCCCGCACCGCTGGCGGCCAGCATCGCCGCGCACGTGGTCGAAGACAGCCTCTCGCCGCGCGAAACCGAAGTGCTGGGGCATGTGGCCGGCGGGCGCTCGAACAAGGGCATCGGCGAGCGCATGCACATCTCCGAGCAGACCGTGAAGGCGCACATGAAGAACATCATGGAGAAGCTCGGCGCCCGCGACCGCACCCACGCGGTCACCCTGGCCCTGAAGCGGGGCATCATCAGCCTCGACGACACGGCCGAACCAGCAACATGACGCGGGAACCCGTAGTGCCGGCCGCCGGCCGGCAACCAGGCAACGCCTGACTGCCCCTACCGCCGACGCACCACGAAACTCATCCCGGCCGTCACCACCGCCAACATCGCCACCCCGGTCCACCCGAAGTGCGCCAGCATCACCGCCCCCAGCGCCCCACCTGCGGCCATGCCCAGGAATACCCCGGTGAACAGCAGCGCATTGAGCCGGCTGCGCGCTTCCGGCGCCAGCCCATAGACCAGCGTCTGGTGCGAGACCAGCGCCGCCTGGAACCCGAAGTCGAACACCACCGCGCTGATTGCCAGCAACGGCAGGATCGCGGCGTTCGGCAGCCACGGGTCCAGCAGCAGCAACGCGAACCCGGCCAGCGCGATCAGGATCGCGATGCGCGCCACCGCATGGCTGCCCAAGCGGTCCGCCCAGCGCCCGGCAAGCGGCGCGGCCAGCGCACCGGCGGCCCCGGCGATGCCGAACGCCCCGGCCACCGCGCTGCCCAGCTCGAAACGCGT
This portion of the Stenotrophomonas aracearum genome encodes:
- a CDS encoding sensor histidine kinase, translated to MSMLPAAATSLSDYEHSAWRVGQGAPGDIWDIAQLADNRLLLATGAGLYRFDGRQFERVAPPNGGSFPSANMTSLAVDADGTIWIAYYNGSITRLDAHGARDFGIREGLRPGLIPRLQRDASGRLWAASDAGLRWFDGARWRAPTAAMGIGDVAAHWALRDHRGTLWLLAGGELWRLRARATRFERLGLAVSAFSSLALRGDGQLWLADRQRGIMPVADARGLLPATQREARRLPGLLAGRIQFAADGSLWGSFVANGGIFHVTDDDRGQRFDRFDAPQGLASTTAGPLLQDREGNLWVGTNLGLNRFREHQVHALVLPDPGDPLRSLYRAPDGEVFGHGVDLQPLALRRALRDATPAVQRDAARATLQPLWLGDWSAIVRIVDGQRQALSPPGFPVPHELRALLPLGRAEAWFCLGSDTLLQYRAGRWIRDPSLPRQACTALAAGRHGQRLIGYPDGTLRVGSGGRYRHYTGADGLDVGPVTATAYAGNRIWVAGENGLALLGHDGRFRTARAAGDGLFEGITGIVRDARGRYWFNGSRGLVRAEAADFERAVDAGRETAPRLFDTPDGMPGIATQASPVPSAVLAADGLLWLATNQGLAWLDTQKVRADAPPLVPRIGALSSAGTQQPLRDGLQLPPGTAQLQIDYQAVSLSRPERVRYQHRLVGLDDEWQDAGNLTRAFYTNLPPGAYRFEVRAANEDQVWSTALAQRSFRIAPLWYQTLWFGAACVLAMLALLGLAMRLRSRSLTLLVRARLKERHAERERIARELHDTLLQGTQGLILRLHAVSHSPQATPAVRAALEAAMQQAEQALGEARERVRLLRDGSTDYQDLGAALVQVYGERADELDSPALRLNIEGTPRPLRHDAAEEVFLIGREALLNALQHASAAAVDIELAYARRGLRLHIRDNGSGLPQQLPDDRWGLVGMRERAERLGARLRLWSRPQIGTEIALFLPGERIYRHHRRRWRWRRTTGETA
- a CDS encoding response regulator transcription factor, whose amino-acid sequence is MTAASTPIGILVVDDHPLLRDGLAALLGLQPDMHLLGEAADGEEAVAQFLALRPDVVLMDLQLPGVDGVEAITRIRQHDPRARIIVLTTYRGDVRAVRALQAGASGYLLKDMLRHELVDTIRTVHSGKRAGIPAPLAASIAAHVVEDSLSPRETEVLGHVAGGRSNKGIGERMHISEQTVKAHMKNIMEKLGARDRTHAVTLALKRGIISLDDTAEPAT